One Staphylococcus ratti DNA segment encodes these proteins:
- a CDS encoding MepB family protein, with protein MMNDYISIQYLRTIIEKMQWGTLSNIKIENWNETYEAFDFVLNGIAFKSRLAKKTPKKQGYFVAVWQKNKENKNVPFKYNESQDKIIINVIEGAKNGQFVFPKSLLLEKGILSSDHTKGKMAFRVYPCWEKALNATALRTQKWQAPYFIDLSEVTSLETIQQIYLNEPINK; from the coding sequence ATGATGAACGATTATATTTCTATACAATATTTACGAACAATCATTGAGAAGATGCAATGGGGTACTTTAAGTAATATTAAAATTGAAAATTGGAATGAAACATATGAGGCGTTTGATTTTGTATTAAACGGAATTGCATTTAAAAGTAGGTTAGCGAAGAAAACGCCTAAAAAACAAGGGTACTTTGTTGCTGTTTGGCAAAAAAATAAAGAAAACAAAAATGTGCCATTTAAATACAATGAGTCGCAAGATAAAATAATTATTAATGTGATTGAGGGGGCGAAAAACGGTCAGTTTGTCTTCCCTAAATCTCTGTTGCTAGAAAAGGGTATACTATCTTCGGATCATACAAAAGGGAAGATGGCATTCAGAGTTTATCCTTGTTGGGAAAAGGCTTTAAATGCGACCGCTTTGCGCACACAAAAATGGCAAGCGCCTTATTTTATTGACTTATCGGAAGTCACAAGCTTAGAAACGATTCAACAAATTTATTTAAATGAACCGATAAACAAGTAG